cgaaagttgcgattttttcgtcgcgttaaaacttgcgcgaaaagttgcgcttttttcgtagcgttaaaacttaaaaggcacgacgttttgcgcaagttttaacgctacgaaaaaatcgcaactttcagaatggctacgaaaaactcgcgtttttctgcaaaaatcgtattggtaatgaaaaagtcgcgataattttccgaaaaaatcgcaaaataccgatcattacgaaaaaaacgcaatcggacgcattcggcccgttcgtgagtaagtaaatgggccccttagtgtagcaGCAGTTGAATGACCTTCTGATAATATTATATTTCCACCTTGATGATTTGAGCTGTGAGTCCTCACACTATGTAATATAGCGTTGGTGGATTATTAACATTTCAGCTTTGCATACAGCGATTGCGCTTTGCTAATAACGGTGGGGTAGTGTGGAGATTTTAAGTTATGTGTCGCACAGTTTGGATTGTGACGACTGATCATGGTAAATTGACTTGCCCGACTTTTACCTATAGTGATGCAATTTCATTCATATGGGCAGCTTTCTCTTttaggtatttatttatttttattggtatCTATGAACTCCTATTCATgttatgttatataaatataaatttatttgaACTTATTACATTTGATAATTGACATAGATCCTAGCGATGAATTTTGTGATTCTAATAGAGATAACGCGTTTCGcacgcacgcttttttgcgttaaaaaacgcaaaataatttgcattttcgcatgggttatttctcgcactagttttaccgcatgcgttaatttctgcgctgaaaagaatacgatcgcatgattcactataacttttgcgcgctaaatatctcattcggctatgcgaaaattaacacctactacaggcaggcgaaaaattatacaaaagtacagtaaatgattttttgcaataaaatatggacttacagtgttatttattcaagtatgtgtttcccctagagtgacgcagccgccagtttgcagcgaaatgttttaatacagtaattttctgcaagtattggcgtgtatggctaacatggcgtgcgttcatttgcgcgactatttatatttggctacaagtgatgaaatgcttcgccaggcatggattcgcagcaaatttttggacgtgcgttgaattttttcgcggcggattttttcatgcgttttgcaaaacgatccgccaatggcaaaacgcatgaaaaaatttgccacgcaaaaattcaccgcacatacaaaaattgatacaagcatcaaaaaataatagtcacagcaacaatttttttgcccgcacaacatttttgccgtttcgtggatctttcgaaagatttgctaatttttcactaaagaaaccagaacacatttgctcatcactagtggctactatttataagcatctactatttatatgctaccatttatatgctaccatttatatgtggctaatatttatatacaccatttatatgcggcgacaatttttatacactatttctaagctaccattcatatgcggcgactattcgcgggcgtaatttagcacatgtaccagcaaataccgcattgaaatagtcttcgcgagttaaataacgcatgcaatatcgcgcgtaaaaaagtgcgagtatgcttatagtgaatcgtgcgaaaaatcgccaaaattaagacgcggtaaaaattttagcgcacaataaaaatagcgcacgttttatcgccctttagcgAATCAGGCCCAGTATCTTAATCAGTTCATTAATCATTTTATATAGGGTCACctatatgtcttttgtatataaGATTATTGATTTGTTGTATATTTGCAAATTGTTACATCTATTTTGAAATATGTCCCCTTTATTAAGTTTCCATTAGGATCGTTCTTTGGTCTAGCTTTTAACTTTGTGTGGAATGTTATGTACCTTTGTTAATTGCTAATTATTGTCAATTGTTGTTACACACTATTGAAATCCTTGTCTTCACATACGGGTATGcctacgaaacgcgttaggtatCCACAttttaatggattaataaagatgGACTTTTATCGTTTGGAATCCGGAGTGTTTGGAGCTTCTTTCGTTTGAATTTGGAATCATttccttggctacgggttcggggccctgagcacccggaccactttggGACCTGGGTGAGTGAAATTGACCTCATTGGACTTTATGGGCTTTGCCTCTCTACATCAGCGTTGGGTTCGGGGTGTTTTACACCTGGACCCTGACGTTTAATTTGGTACGAATTTCatcatttatataatttgttttatttactgcacattttttcattagttagattttgattttttatcattttttgtttttggttttggtGTTTGTGGGTTAACATTTCCTTGCAGcagcattttgtaaataaaaaaaaaacattattttgtgttCTGAACTTTACTAACtctgtacattacattacagtatAGTTTTGTCTTTCTGCCCTATTAAAAACATTTGCATTGACCATCATTTCTACTGGACAGGTTGGTAAAATATTGGCCAGATTGCAACCCTAGTACCAGTACTGTAAACTGTGAGATAAACTGATCCAGATTTTTGGGCTCCAGTGCCCAGGGTGGTTACAGTGAGTGTATATTCCACTGTATCTGCAGGAGTGAGAGTGTCCAGCCAGAGAGTTAAGTTCTCATAGAGGGTGAATCTACCTACGTAGTGTCCAGAATAAAGAGGAGGGGGACTGGAGAATGCAATCAATGTGCTGGTATTAACCATCCATTGTGCTTCCTGATTTTCAGACCCATTAATCCTCACACTGAGATACACAGATCCACCTTCAGTACCATTTACAATCTCTATTGAGGGAGTCCCCCTGGCACCTGGGGGAATAAACAGAAAGAAAGTGACTCCATATATTCGTTATCATTCTCACAGCTCAATAATGACCAAATTGTGTACATCAGCTTCTTGTTTGACTTAACATTTTTATTGTCATTCAACAGCAGGCCAAGCGAGCCAGGCAGGACTAGGAGTAGGTAGAAgaggtgcctcttctacctaccccccCCAAGAAGCGCCCCCCACAGTTGCACCCTAGACAGGTACCTATTCTGCCTAGCCCTTGTTTCCTCCCTGGTCATTCGCATATCTTACTCATACCCAGACTGTAAACAGCCGCTCCTTTGCACTCGCACGGCAAATCCTCATttctagtgatgagggaatctgtcctatTCATTAATTCACTTATTACTACTCATTTCCCAAAACTGTACAAGTACCACCATTTAGAAGTAAGCAATTATATGCTTCCCCAGTGAATACAGCCCGTCTCCCAACCCCTTACTCTAACAagtggcagagagagagagagtggcaGAGGACACATTATTTGGTATATGGCGCAGATCGCAGCCAGACCGGGGGAAGAAGTGCcacctgaatgagcactaaggggcaagtTCATGAAGTCATGGAGAAGACAAGTGCTACTTTTTAGAGACTCAACCCAGAGAATCGTCAGAAGGAGATCTTCCAGGCAAGGGGGGAAAAATGTACTATGTAATATCTGCCTGGGAGGTGAGGCCGCTATGGGGCTGTGTCCTTAATGCCTGCCCTGTGGCAAGCAGTGACCCCTGATGCTCTTCATGTCAGAATTGTGATTTGGGACAAAGTGCAGAGTGCAGTCAGAACAGAGGAAGACGTGATAactaaataagcactaaggggcatgctcttgAAGTCAAGAAGAAGACAGGCTCCACTTTTGAGAAATCCAACCCCGAATAACTTCCAGAGACTTTCACAGTGATCTCATCAGTGTATAGACAACTATTGGGAGTCTCATTTCTATTAGAATGCAACCCTTGTATTCCCTTGTATATAGGGAGTGAGATTACCCAGCTGGAGAGTTGTATTATGATATAGGGTGCATCTGCCTTTGTAACTAACTGTATAAATGACAGAAGATTCCAATAGAATTCCAGAAGGATTAGGCAGAGGTCAAGTCAACACAGGCAACAGGTCTGAGCAGGCAGCAAGAAGTGTAGTCAGGAAGGAACATAAGCTCAAACCAGAAACACAGATTCAAGGCTTGGGCATGGAATTTTAACAGAGAAAGCTGGGCAAGGTTTGGGAATGAAACAAAGGTTTTTCCCATAGGTACAAATTCTGAATTTTCATGCCATGATATCATGAAATCACAGCACGTGGGGGTCCAGATGCACGGCGGTGTCAGGACACATGTTAAGGTGGCGATTTTAGATTGTACAATGccccactaaccgttcagggctgaaacggcagataaggaggtagaaacaataggatttctacctccttctgccgattcagccccgaagacagattttgcttaGGCGCCTTCTATGGAGCCCGATCAAATTCTTTAAACcagcccaatcggcgagtcgaccgatatcagcagcttcctgcgatatcggtcgactcactgacttgccatacacgcaccgaatatcgtacgaaacgaggttttagGGAGATTCTACAAATGACTCTCAGGGCTCTCAGAATCAGGCAAAGTAAAGAGTTTATTTGCAGTGAAGAGACAACAAGCATATATCAATGGTTGTCTGACTTACACAGGATATGCTAGACCTTTTATAGTCTGTTAGCTCACTGTCTGTTAGCACAAGTCACTGTCGCAAGTTAGTGTCTAGAATTATGTTTGTTATCTTAAAAGCGATCAGCAGAGCCTGAGAAAACAAGAAGTAACTTCTTACCGCATTTCATAACATGTAGGAAGGAGCACTGGTATCTTTCCTGATTCTGATTTTCAGGCAGATACACAGAATCACCTTCAGTACCAAGCTCAGTTGGGAGCAGGTAAGGTCACACCAGGAAGGACACACCAAGCCCATGTCATTATTGTGGTTTGGCATTATGGAATAATCTCTGTCGCTACTGCCATTTCTACTGTTGAactcatatatactgtatcataccccccaactgtcccgcttttcgcgggacagtcccggtttttacagcgcgtcccgctgtcccggattgttcaatgaatgtcccgcattacggaaatgcagaacattcattaaactatccaggccagcgggacgcgctggctacaGCGGAGCActccggctccttcttcttgggctcccgctccttattcggctcctcgtacggcggcgacaggtccttttataaggttgcgcccgtgcgtacgtcacacgtacgcacgggcgcaaccttataaaaggacctgtcgccgccttatgaggagccgagtaaggagcaggagcccaagaagtctatgggggccgcttgtatgaggtactcactatgggggcaattgggggggtactgtgtatggtgggcactgtatggggggacactgtgtaaggagggctactgtgtatggggggcactgtgtatgggggggctgtgtatggagggctactgtgtatgggggggctctgtgtatggggggctctgtgtatggggggctctgtgtaaggagggctactgtgtatggggggcactgtgtatggggggcactgtgtatgggggggcactgtatggggggacactgtaaggagggctactgtgtattggggcactgtatgggggggcactgtgtaaggagggcaactgtgtatgggggcactgtgtatgggggcactttctatgggggcattgtgtatggagggtactttctatggggtgctgtctattgggccatcgtgggcactattttaactattttaaaaatggggtgtggcaattggggcatggccacaaagtgggcgtgaccaaaaaattgtctttttgttcctcttttcatttttcaaatgttgggaggtatgctgtatCATATGGACATTTGAGGAAGGGTTAAGGGAAGTTAAAGAGAATCTTCCTGTGACTTCCATAGTGATATCTTCAGTGTAATAACATTTGGAGGCTCCCCAATATTAACTGGCAACCCTTGTATCAGTACTTACTGTGAGCTGTGAGATAAACTGATCCTGATTCTGTTACTTCAGTGGCCAGGTTGGTTACAGAGAGTGTTTATTCCCCTGTATCTGTGGGAGTGAGACTGTCCAGCCGGAGAGTTCTCATACAGGGTGCATCAGTAGCTATCAGTATTGATGGGAGAGTTGCCAGTCACTGCAGTTACAATAACAGTGCTGGTATTTACCCTCCATTGTAGCTGCCAATTTGCAGGCAGAGTAGGAATCTGACCCTAACTCCCATGAGTTTAGTCTAAATACACCTGTTGTACACCTGTCTTACCCGGCCCTTAGTGTGCCTTAAGCATGTACTTTGGATATCCAAATATACACCCAGTGCTGTCATAAAAATAGTATCTACTTATGTACACACTATAACCCAGAGTACTCCTCAACAAACCCAGCTGACAAGCCCAGCCCCTAATGCTATTTCATCTCAGTTTCATGACAACTGGGCAAGCAATACCAACAGAGGATGTGATAGCTTTGTATCTTACCCCACATCACTCGCATAAACAGCAAAATGCCTAAACTTTGTAGGAAACTTCAGGGAAATTAAGATGTATAGTTTAGTCAAGAGCTACAAAACAGACAATAATAGTTACAGTGGTCCCTACCTTTTTATTGATGATATGCatacagtgattatactggcacatctggagttaatatgctgattatgcATTTCCAATTATACTGACATATTTCAGGTTAATATGCAGGTAATTCATTTTCCATAATAGCTATACTGGCACATGCAGGGTTATAATGCcctttatctattttatttagtgattatagtggcgtatctggggttaatatgcagattaccCATTATCTGTAGTAACTATACTGGCACATCAggggtatgttttggtaaaattggTGTGCAAAGCAGATTTTCCTGATTTATACTCTCTACATGTGTTTGGTAACTGTCTATTCAGCTTACAGGATGGCTACCATGCAGGTTGGCCATGTGGGTGCTTACCTTTAAAGATCAGGAAAGGTGGCAAAGTTTTTGAGGGCTGAGAATTTAAAATTGGAATAGGGAGTGTTGTTTTAGTGTAGGGTTTATTTTAAAGGTCTAGAGGCTCCTGACATGTTTTGGAGTAGAAGAGAAGAGGTGTAACAATACCTGGTCGtctaggggggcagtggggacgCCTGCCATCTGCAGCTCCTATGCTCGCGCGTCCTTCACCTTTTTTGcctagttcctgggtgtgttcttTGTACTGTTTTGTGTTgttctgactcctgcctgttttcGACTATTCTTCTGTATTCTGTTTTGGTACCGCACTGTCtgatcgttgctgaccccggcctgacctctgactactctGACTCGTTCCCCTTCTCCCTGTCACAggattggttcccgtgcctgctcagaactctcttcttgggtctctcacaacaagtcctggtggcatccgagtagcaaagggctcctcccgacatgaaaggcggctgttataggcagaggCGTGAGCCATGACCGGACCCTTTGGCGCCTGATCTGAGTTTTTGGGATAACGACCGTGACTGGCTGTGGCGTTTGTGATGCAGAGCTGTCgcccaaccccatgtcatgagggagataatgatcaaGTCCTGGTTTattttaggcctgaattcctcttcacactaaatgataacatgaaataaccTCTCAAAAAGGCCTGAAGTGGATGGTTATCTCCCTCATGGCTCTGTATAATGGACTGGAGTGGAATTCATTTAGACAGGGGGAATCCACAGAGCAGTGTGTTGTAATCACATATACTGGGTATGATGGGAACCTGGATGAGTATTTTAGTAGTCTCAAGTGCAAATCAGAAAGGGTAAACGTCTCAAGGTTGAAGTCAGGATTTTATCAATATCTGGATACAAAGAGTAAAAACCTCATTTTGTGTGATATACAGAAGCCTCACTGATGTTTATGTAACAATTTCAGTTACACAGGTTTTATTGTGTTCTACATGACACTCATGCTTTACATACAGTATCAACATGCActaaacaaatctgtcccatttggaaAAGCTTCAGTTCCAGACCTGCCCCAACTCACTTCTATAGGGCAGATTAGGTAAAGATTCCACTGATGTCTCCATATGAGACTGCTTTCAGTACTGTCTGGGGAAATGAAAGTCTCTTTGTGATTGTTGTTTTGTTCTGCTGAGAAGACAAGAAACAGAAGTCTGTATTCTGACCCACAGCTTGTGTGCTCCATTAGTAGCAACTGGGGGGAATTTATCTCTTTATCTTATGTATCCAACGCTGGGAATAAactacaaaacaaaacacatgtgAGAATATAAGAGAACAAGATCTATTTgatacatttaaaggacaagtaaacctttAAGACATTTATTTCATACAGAATGCCGGAGCTCAAGCACAGGAGCCACTATTTTCAATCTGTAGAAATCAACTTGTTTCACTTTTTATTAAAGAACACAGAACATAGACAATCATTCTGCTTAGCAAAAACTCTCCTAATGAGATCTGCAGGGCAAACAACAAGAATACATTATATGAAAACTCCTATTAACACAAATGAAATGATAATTACCTGGATTATCTGGGAGTTTTCCTGAAGTTATTATACAAATCAGTATGTGGGAATTGAAGTTCCTGTTCAGGTGaggaatataaaaaataaatattatatctcTATATACATTTACATGTACTTTGCTTCAAGCAAATGTTTGCTAAGTATGTttattaataaaagaaaagacGAGAAATTGTTGTTCAGTGAAATTAATTTTACATGTCCATTAAGCATAAGGCttgtatacaggtcatggaactcttgaggcattattattatttatatacaagtatatatacTTCCCACAGTTCTTTATAGAGTAAGGGGATACGTACCAAAGACATTACACATTACACATACATGCAATAACATCTCACTGAAGCAGatacacaagggctcatttacaatgcagggagcagggtgcaaagtgcaaaaaaggccacaattaagcatttttttgtactttgcatcctGCATTCTAATGCCCCTAACACAGGAAGGCAAGGCGTGGCATGTAGGAAGCCCCCCACTTGCCCCCAACTTGTACTCCTGGAgtgagtaaatgacccctacagagTTGTCACCCTCTAGTGTTAAACAAGGGAAGGGCCTCGCACACAagaccttacaatctaaaaggaaagGGCTTATATTATTACACTCTTTATGTATTCTGTACACGACCTTTGTTTACTCATTGATACAATTCTCTGTAATTTCAACACTGGCCTctacaatataataaatgtttatgtTCCCTGTATGCCCTGTGCCTCTCCTTATCCAACTATCTCTGGAATTTTCCCCTTTTGGAACTTCCTTCTTAAGTGCGCTTATAAAAGTTGCCTTTCACATTTATAAAGGTCGAGGAAACACATATATTATGATATTAATTGCCATAAAATACATATCAATGTACCTGATAGCTGGATTCCTGGGGCTTATTTCTTGCCATGTTCTCCTGTCAGAGaaacaatataatacaattaatTTTACAAATCTTTGGGATCAGTCAATTACAAAAAATGTTCTGTGAAACAAATCTACACAAGCTGGCCATacaacttaaagggatactgtcatgatttttattgtgttccttttatttatgaattacactgtttacatagcaaataattcactcaaccatttaaaattttattcttgaaccaacaaatgtatttttttagctgtaatattggtgtgtaggcgccatctcagtgcattgtgcctgagtctgagctttcagaaggagccagcgctacacattagaactgctttcaggtaacctattgtttccatgcctgcagaaaaaattagctcatcaccaCTGCTGACTCGTTCCCAAGGGGCCAAATTAACAGTTTAACTCTGCCTGTGTCTGACCAGCTTTAGTTGGGATTCAGTTTAGTTAAAGTTTTTAGTGCTTTCAAAAATCATGTATTTAATTTGGAAAGCTGTTAAAAGTTATTAGACACATACATTTAGAAGTATAGATGGAGAATAATGAAGATTTGGTGAGTCAAAGCTTCCCAAAAATTTGATCAACTgctgtatatttaatataaagaGAAGTCCTCCGATGGAAAGCCCTGGTAGCCTCCTCATGTCCCCCTGCTCCCCGGTTAGACATTTCCCAGTATAGATATGCCTATTCTAATAGCCTTGAGTGAATGATTTTGCTACTACCCAGCTGTTTGTTGGTCTCTGTGACATGCCCATCAGTATTTCTGCCGGGTATTTGTTGGCTGCCATTGTTATATCTATTAACTAGTTGTCTGTATCAGTGATATTCAGATGTAGACCCTACAGTAAATCTGTTTGTGGAACAGTGAACTGAATATCACTTCACCTGAGCATGAATTTATGATTACCTGAAGTTCACAATATAGTTACAGCCAATGGCAAGATTACAAGACACTACAGAATCCAACAGATTTTCAACAGAATTCCTAATTATTAGGTTCTATTTAAAGTACAGTCGTAGTTGTCCCTAAACTCCCTATCTGGTTATCACTTCCAACACTATTACATTTGACACAGTATGACAGCAGGATCCTTGAAAAACTACTAAAATTATATAACCTGATTAAATGTAAAATGAGCACAAACAGACATGGACTTTccccagttttttttaaaatgagcaCAAGAGAGCAGTTTGTACCGTTGATCCTATAATGATACGGTCATAAGTGTTTGGTGCCTGGGCACCGGTATTATCATATACAGGATTTGTGGGAGTTGGAGTGtctgtaaagaagaaaaaaagtgtGATTTAGAATATATGAAAAAAGTACTTAGGGTATGTCTATGACCCCTAACACAGTTGGGGTTGTGCTAACATGGATGCAGTGCTTGCGAAAACTGATGTAATTCATTAATGGAACTCATTGCTATTCCATATGGTTGCACTGGACAACAATGTGTCCCCTCCGCCTCCTGTTTCAAATCAAGCGTATGTGCTCCTATTCACACTGGGGAATTCACACTGGGGGTCAAGAGACCCTAcagacttgtgcctaaagaattgggcacaggCACAGGCATCATTTTGACACCATAAATCTGAGAAATTACATCTGATTCACGTTGAAATGCAAGTGCTATTGTGCATTTTGAGACATTGGCCACAATGATGTCAAGTCCACAGTACTAAACAGCACCAAATTCAGTTAATTTAAAGCCTCATTTAGTAACAAGTGCTCATTACAGTGTTCTGCGCAGAAGCATTTAGGGCTCTATCTAGGGTCTTTATTAATTTAGCAGTTGTGTCAAATGCAACTCCTTCTTATAGGGAAAATAcattgcattgtaggtaaaaaacatggtgacttgcatccaaagttgcactttgcacactgcatttgtggTTAAAAATGACCTGTAATAATATTTCACAGTTCTTCATTTATACCCTTTAGTCACCTCTTTTAGCTGCTCAATTTGCATCATTTAAAATACTTTACCCTGTGACTGTGTGCTTTAGTGTGTGTGCAAAGTCTATAAACCCACCCTAATACTAATTTATCAAGGCAATTCTGTGGTTCTATCCAGTAAGTTCGAAACTTGGCTCAATAATATGAGAAAATAACAATGTTTAGACACATTTATAACTATGAATTTGAAAAGCTTTAAGTTTATAGTTATGGGCTCAGAAGACAAGCTGGGGAAGGTGCCATCACTAAGCACTCACTGTTCTTGTTCTTCTTGCGGAGAATGAAGATTACGGTGAGAGGTATCAGCGCTACAACAAACAGGGCAGCGATCACAATGCCGGCTATTGCACCAGGGGAGAGTTGGCTGCTGCTGGAACCTGAAAAATTGAGAGCAGAACATGGAATCAGGTGTTAAAAGGCACCAGTCTGGCACAGGGAATGAGCAAACAAGCAAATTAAATATTTCTGTTATGGAGAATTCCCACTAGCATTTGATTGTATCTTTAAGGACTTCAATGTTATTGAATTTATGTTTATAGTTTGATAGAAAACACACAAGAGTTGACTTTTTAACATAGGGGCTAAATTGCACCAATGTACATATTCATGGCAACCAGGCAACTGTTTCCTTTCATTTTATAACTTATAAAAGACCAGTCAGAATTGGTTGCTAATGTAACTGCCCTGGTGCTGTTTAAAACTAACCCCGTTTCTTTCTATCAGTCTGTGTTGTTGGTGGGACTTTATTCCCCCTCTCTGTGACAGGAATCACATCACACACTTCTAGTTCTGCTTTAATTGGTGCCTTCTGTCTCTATACCAGCAATTATCTGTCTTGTTAGATTTCATTTTGTGAAATTATCTGTCTTGTTAGATTTTCATTATGTGTGTGGCACAAGTCAGAATTTAGAAGAAGATGGACACCCCTTCTTATTACTGGAAATGGATATTTGCACTTATCAGTGTCAACCCAAGTGACATTCTTTACAAGCATGTGTTTTctgctttgtggcaacagtttgtgGAAGGCCTTTCCCTATTTTAGTGGCATTATAACTCCAGT
The sequence above is a segment of the Xenopus tropicalis strain Nigerian chromosome 7, UCB_Xtro_10.0, whole genome shotgun sequence genome. Coding sequences within it:
- the LOC100485256 gene encoding uncharacterized protein LOC100485256; the protein is MKHRGSSSSQLSPGAIAGIVIAALFVVALIPLTVIFILRKKNKNNTPTPTNPVYDNTGAQAPNTYDRIIIGSTENMARNKPQESSYQELQFPHTDLYNNFRKTPR